Below is a genomic region from Helicobacter pylori.
AGAAAAAAACGCCTTTTGTGTTCGCTGTGCAAATCTTCATACAGATGATCGATCCTAGAAGTGTTGATGCTAGAAGAGCGCCTTTTTAACCCATGCACTTCATAACCCAAATTCAGCAAGTATTCAGCCAGATAGCTCCCATCTTGCCCGGTAACCCCAGTGATTAAAGCGATTTTTTCTTTCATTATTTTTCCTTTATTGAATTTTATTTATTAGGCGTTTTGATTCTGCCTGTTAAAATCGTCATCAACCCTTACAATATCGTCTTCACCGACATACTCACCCACTTGAACTTCTATGATGATTAAAGGGATTTTGCCGTAATTAGCCAGGCGGTGTAAGGTGTTTTTAGGGATATAAGTGGATTCATTAGCTTGCAATTCAAACATTTTATGATCCAACTCCACGCTCGCCATCCCGCTAATCACCACCCAGTGTTCGCTCCTGTGGAAATGCTTTTGTAACGAAAGCCTTGCGTTAGGTTTGACTTCTAAAATCTTAACCTTGTAACACCCGCTCTCATGCAAGACTTCATAGCTCCCCCAAGGGCGATACACTTTAGTGTGCGTTTGCAACAATTCTTGGTTGTTTGTTTCCACCTCGCTCACTAAAGCTTTTAAATCTTTAGCCTTGTCTTTATGAGTGATTAAAAGAGCGTCTTTAGTGTCAATAATGGCTAAATTCTCAACGCCTAAAAGAGCGCTCACTTTATGGGAAAACACTAAATTATTCTCGCTCTCTTTGGCAAAAATGGGCGTTTGATTCAGGCTGACATTTTCTTTAGGCTCGTTAGCCACTTCTTCAAAAAGAGCGTTAAAATTCCCTAAATCGCTCCATTTGGCGTTTAATCCTACCATTTTGATGTTGTGGCTTTGTTGCATTAAAGCTATATCCACGCTCACATCTTCTAAATCTTGCATGCTCTTTTCACTCAAACGAGCGATCTTTTTTTCAAAAAAATACGCGTTTTCTAAAGATTCAAACGCTCTTTCGCACCCCTTTAAAATAGTGGGGGCATGCTTTTTTAGTTCGTCTAAAAAAACGCCCGCTTGGAAAACAAACATGCCGCTATTGAAATAAAAACCCCCGCTTTTTTGAAACTCTATCGCTTTTTCTAGGCTTGGCTTTTCAATGAACCGCTTCACATCTAAACCATTAGGGCTTTCAATATACCCAAATTCCGTGTTGGGCTTTTCAATACTCACCCCAAAAGTGACTAAAAAACCTTTTTGGGCTAAACCAACCGCTTTTTTGATTGCATTTTCATACGCTTGAAGGTCTTTAATCAGATGATCGCTTGGCGTAACGATGAGTAAATCTTCTTTATCGCTCATTAAAGCGCTCAAAGCAATGGCGTTAGCGGTGTTTTTACTCAAGCTCTCTAATAAAAAACCCACGCTTTTGTTTTTGATTTCGCTCTCTATTTCTTCTAGGGCTAAAAAATAATGCTTTTCGTTGCACACAATGAGCGTTTCATCTACTAAGGAAGCGTTTCTTTTAAAACTCAATTTAAACAAGCTTTCATTGCCAAAAAGCTTTAAAAATTGCTTAGGGTATAGGCTACGGCTTAAAGGCCATAGGCGTTTGCCACTCCCCCCACTCAGTAAGATATTTTTAATTTTCATGCGTTTTCTTGTCAAGCTCTCTTTTGTTTTTTAGGGTTATTATAGCGTTTTTAATCGGGTGTTTTTGAGTCACTTCAAAAACTCAGCGATGACTTCATTCTCTCTGGGTATAGGGAAGAAGATGTCAGTATTGGGCGAAATGAAGACCCTGCTCCCCTCTCTAACCACCACAATAGGAGCGATTTTGCTCTTGTCTCTTAAAATTTGATTGACCACTTGATTGATCCCCATGCCGCTTTGTCTCATCAATTGCAATAAAAGATAATCCCCAAAGAAATTGGTCACCTCTTCTTTATTGCCCCTGTTGTTTAAAGCCGAAGTGATCCCAATCAATAAGCCGTTGGTGAGCGTAGAAAGCAGTAACGGCACGCCATAACGCTGGAAATTCCTTTCAATCAATTCCCCCACCAAGCCGTTATAGCCTTTAATGTCCGCCCCTTTAGCGTTAGTGAGCATGATATTGATGCCATGGGGAGTGATGATGCGGCTCCACACAATATCCAAGCGGTATTCGCCCATTTTGTTGTTGTTGCTGTAATAGCCTATGACTTTAGAGCCTTTGGGGATTAAGACGGCCTTGCCCATGCTTGCAAAAATATCGCTCTCCACTTGTGCGATGACTTTACCAGCGATCTGGCTAGAAATAGGCGTGATGAGAAAGGCGGGTATCATTTTATCGGCTGTAATGGTGCGTAAAAGCTTGTTTTCATTAGTAGCGATGTCTTTTTCTTTAAGGTTAGTAAAACCATCAATGCCCTTAGGGTTATCCATGGGGAAAATCAGGTTTTCTTCGTAATTTTTAGGGCTTTGTTTGAAAGGGGTAATGCGAGAGGCTAGTAAATCTAATTGCTTTAGAGAAAAGTCTTTTTTAGGGGGGGTTGTGTTTGGATCTATGGGAGGGTTCTTAAAAGTTTCTTCTTTAGAAGAGTTCATTTCTTTGGAGTTTAGGGCTTTTAAAGCGGCTTTTAGCTGTTCTTGTAAGGCTTTGATGGTAGCGTCTTTGGAGCTTTCTGTGGGAGTTGGCTGTGTGTTTTGAGTGAAGGTGTAGTCTTGTAAGGGGTATTTCACCTCATCGTCATTCAAAAGGTTTTGTTGGTTATTTAAGGGGGCTTTTGGCTTTTGATGATAGACTAAAGAAATGGTTGTAATCGTTGCAAAACCCCCCACAAAAACAAGCGCCCCCTTAAGCCACTTATTCATCTTTACCCTTTTTGACAAAACGGATACACAAATAGTCCTTGCCCAGCCTTAAAGTCCATTTAGCCGAAACGTCTTCAGCGATAATGTAATCGCCCACAATCCTAGTATTCACCGGGTTATCATAGCCATCAACGACTTTATAAATCACCGGGAATTTAGAGAGCGCTAATTTTTTGTCAAATTTGAAATAAGTGAATTGCTTGTCGTTAAAAATTTCTTCAGGCATCAAAGAGAGTTTGGATTTTTTAGAACAAATCCCTAAACAATACCATTTCCTTTGAGAGCTTTTTAAAGCCCTATAACCTTTTTGAATGTCTTTTTTAACGATTTTCATGGCGTTAGTGTTATCGCCAATAGTTATAGTCTCTTCTTCTTTTTCTTTGGTTTCTTCTTTTTCTTCTTTTAAGGGCTTGTTGTTTGTGGGGGCATTTTCAAAGGTATTTTCTTTATTTTCTTTATTTTGCGGCTTCATAAAAGCGTTGGAGTAATAGTTTTTATCGTCTATGAAAACCTGTAAATTAGGGTGTTTGGAGCTAGTGAAAGTGGTAGAAAACACATAGAAAGAAAAAATCTTACCCTCATTGTCAATCACGCTGATATTAGAATCCACGCCAATTTGTAGGGGCTTGATGAGTAAAATGCGATCGTTACTTTCTAAGATTTTCGCGTCAAAGCCCACATTATCCCCTAAAACAAAATCGCTAATGGGTTTTGAAAAAAACAATAAGGTCGCCATCGCATAACGCAAGCGGATTTTATAGGTTTGCCCTTGAAAGTAATCAATGTTCAAAGTGTTGGACATTTTTGAGCGGTTTTTGTCAAAAAAGCTCCCTTGAGTGGCGTTTAAATCCTGCATAGGGTGGTTTAAATTCGCTGGGGCTGTTTCGTTAGCTTCTTCTAAAAAATCATCGGCTTTTAAAGCGCTAAAAGCCAACAAAAATCCCATGAGAGCGTATAAAACCTTACGCATCAATCGCCCCTATTAGTCGGCACGATTTCAGTGATGCTGTAGCGAGTGATTTTAAAGCCGGTAGGGTTTTTAGGCATGGAAGCGTAATCAAAATCCGGGGTGTCAAACAAATAACTCAGCACGATTTTATAACGCTTTTCATACACCAGCTTGTTTTCGTTCATGAGTTTAGCTACAATGGAGACGCTCGCAATGGGGTTATTGTCTTGCTGATAGATCGCAATATTGACAATATGGACTTCTCTTTCCAAATGGCTTTGCGCATAAATGCTGTTTTGGGTTTTAATCAAATCTTCAAAGCGTTGCCACACTTTAGAACTGCTTTGCAAGCGCACCAATTCATAGCGCGATTTATCGTCAATGCGGTTAATGCTCTCTCGGTTTAACACATACGCCCCAATGAGCGAACGAGCCAACGCTTCATTACCAGAAATGCTTTTATCCGCTCTTTGGATAATGGCGTAATGCTTGTCTTGGTTTAAAAAATCCACGAAATGGTGTTCGGTTTTTTGTAAGGGTAGAATGCTGATTAACACGATCGCTAAGATAAGAGCGATAAAACTCATCAAGCCTAAGAGCTTGTAAGCGATTTTCAAGCGGTTCCTTTCCAACCGAAACACGCTTTGCATGTCCAAATCATTCACCGAAAAACCAGAAAGCTTGTTTTCTAAATGCTTTTCTTGGTGGCTTAAAAGCTCTTCTAAAAAGACTAATTGCTCGCTATTGAAAGGCTTTTCTCTCATGCGAGATTTAACCTGTTTTCATACAAAGTACAAGGGCTTTTTTTCATCTCATGCACCTTGCTCGTGCAACCAAAAAACACAAGTCCCATAATAACAAAAAAAATTCTCATTAAATTCCTATTTATTTAAATTTCATTTTTTGTATTTATTGTATCCTTTTTAACCTTTTTTTGCTTGAAATTTGGGATTTTTACATCTAATTGAGTGGTTTCTACCTTAAATGTGGGGGAATGCGTTTCTTTTTCTTTAGAAACGCTACCGCTTGTAGAAGTAGAAACGCTAGAGGGAGCGGGCGAGGTCGTGATATATTGTAAGGAATTAAGGGCGTTTTGGCTGAGGTTAGCGCTCAAATTGGTGGCGAGTTTGTAAGTTTCTTTAAGGCTGTTTTGCACCCTAAACAAAGCGTTGATGAAAAAAGGCACGCCTATGATAAAAACGCAACACAAAAATAACGCTACCACCAATAAAAGGCTTAAGTCTTGTTTTTCTTGCATGTGAGCGTCTATTAAAGCCTTAGTAACCGAAACATTCAAAAACCCCACCAACAACAAAAAAGGCTTGTAAAACCCAAGAGCGAAGCATTTTTTTAAGCATGCCATCACAACGCTCCTCCAGGTTTTAAAAAACCCAAACGCTAAAAACAGCACCCCTAAAGAGCACCACACATGCACTTCTAAATACACTAAAATGATGATTGCAAACAGCACGCTCAAAAAAAGCCCTTGTAAAATGCTTAAAAAAAGCCACACAGACATTTCATTATGGCTCAAATCGCTGATAAAGCTAATGGCATAAAAACCATGGTTAAAGATAAAATCTAAAGAAAGCGCGTGGTTAGAAAAGTTACCCAAGCTTTGAGAGAGGCTTTGTGCGATCATGTTAGGCGCAATAAAAATAGTGTTTTGGAAAAATTCATAAAAATGCATGGGATTTTTTAAAGCGTAGTTAAAGAGCGCAAAAAACCCCACAAATAATAACGCCTCTAAAAGCACGCTAGCGCTGAAGAAATTCTGTTCTTTCAAACTCCTATAAGCAAAGAGCATGAACGCCAAAGCGACCACGCTATTAAACACCAATTGCGCATGCAAGGTGTAGAGGAAAAATTCAGCGAAACGCCCTAAAATCGCCGTGAGAGGCGTGATAAACCAAGAAAGAATGATTTTATAAGCGTCATTTTTCATCAGTGTTTCAACGGACTTTAATGTAAAATTCAAAGCCTTTACGCCAGACTAATAATTCAATTTTTGGCACGCTTAACGCTTCTCTTAAAGCCTTTGGGTTGAATGAAACGCTTTTATGATTCACCCATAAAATCCTATCCCCAAGCTTTAAAAAATCCAAGCCTTTGGGCAAATGATTGCCTATTTTAGTGATGATAAAACGCTCGTCTAAAGCGATGCCATAGCGCTCTAAAAAAGTGTCTTTGAGTAAAAACCCCCCATAACGCTTATTGACTTTGAGCGTTACTTCTTTGATTTGATGGTTTCGTTTGATTTTCACTTTGGCAAGGCTTTGGTATGAAAGATTGCTCACCACCCATTCAAACTCCGCTAACGAATGGATCTTGTAATCATTGATCGCTAGGATTTCATCGTTTTTTAAAAAAGGGTTTTTAGGGAAAAAGGGATCAAATTGCGCTACCACTAAACGCTTATGATGTTCTTCTAAACGCACCCCAATATCCCCATAATAAGGCTCTTGTTGGTTTAAAAAGCGCTTGATAAATTTCGTTTCTATAAAGCCGTTCCCCCCTACCCCTAGCCCTAACATTTGATAGCAAATATTGCTGATAACGCCATTTTTTTGAGTCTTTTGCGAAATTTGAGCGTAGCGATCATAGCCTTTTTGCCCCACCAATAATCGCACTTCTGTGGCTTCTTTATCCCCTATACTAGCCATTGGCCTTATAAGGGCGTCTTTGTCCAAATCCCTTAATGTATAAACATACTCGCTTGGCGCGCTTTGTAACAAATACAGCCCTACAAAAGGATCGGATTTGATGACTTTGGCGTGTTTAGGGTAGGTTTTGGAATAATATAAATACACGCCCTTAGGCAGTTCTTTTAAAGCCACGCCCCCTTTTTGAAGGCTCGCTTTTTTAAAAAAAGCCTGACAATACTTGAAATCATAAGCCCCTAAGCCATTCAAAAAACCCAACAGAGCGATAAAAACGATAAGGGCTTTATAAAGCATCACAATTTAGCGAAATTCCCCAACATGTTAAAGGCTAAATTTTTTCGGTTTTCTTCTACGGCTTTATACCCGTCATTCAAAGCGCTCATCAAATAGATTTGCATCGCTTCTTTATCTTCTAACAGGCTGTCATCAATTTGCAAATCCACTAATTCCCCCAACCCATTAAAACTCACGCTCACCATTCCCCCACCGCTTTTGGAAGTGTGGATCGTGTCTTTATTTTTTTCTTCTAGTTGGGAAAACTCTTTTTTCATGCCGTCTAACAACCCGCTTAACCCACCCAATTGACTAAAATCCATCTCTAACCCTTTTTTAAAATTTCGTTTTTTTCATCCACTAGCACGATGTTTGGCTTGTGCGCGTTGATTTCATCTTCGTTCATGCTCGCATAAGCTAAAATGATCACCACATCGCCTATGGCCACTTTTCTGGCTGCTGCACCATTGACGCAAATTTCGCCCCTTTTTTTCCCTAAAATCACATAGGTACTGAAGCGTTCGCCGTTATTGACATCCACGATTTCCACTTTCATGCCCTCTCTGAGCTTAGCGAACTTGGCTAAATCCTCATCTATGGTGATCGAGCCTACGTAATTGAGATTAGCGTCTGTGATAGTAGCCCTATGGATTTTACTATAAAGCATTTCAAAAGTCATTTTTTTTCACCTTTTGCAAGCACTTGATTTCTTTTAAAACCAATTGGTTTTTTTCTAGCAAGCAAGCGATCTTACAAGGTTTTTTAAGCGATTGCAAGAGCAGTATATCGCTTAATCTAGTTTTGATTTCATTATGAATGATTTTTTTAATTTCCCTCGCTCCTAAAGTCGTTTGGTAGCTTTTTTGTGCGATGAATTTCAAAACTTCTTTATGGAATTTTAAGGTTATGTCTTGCTCTAGCGCTAGGGCTTTTAATTTGTCTAATTCCACAGAAACAATGCGTTCAAAATCCTCCAAACTGAGCGCATTAAACGGCACGATCGCATCAATCCTGGAGCGTAATTCAGGGGTCAAAAGCTCTTTAACGGCTTTATCATACTTGGTATTTTTAGCGCTAAAAAACCCTAGCGTGTCCTTATCCTTA
It encodes:
- a CDS encoding mannose-1-phosphate guanylyltransferase/mannose-6-phosphate isomerase; the protein is MKIKNILLSGGSGKRLWPLSRSLYPKQFLKLFGNESLFKLSFKRNASLVDETLIVCNEKHYFLALEEIESEIKNKSVGFLLESLSKNTANAIALSALMSDKEDLLIVTPSDHLIKDLQAYENAIKKAVGLAQKGFLVTFGVSIEKPNTEFGYIESPNGLDVKRFIEKPSLEKAIEFQKSGGFYFNSGMFVFQAGVFLDELKKHAPTILKGCERAFESLENAYFFEKKIARLSEKSMQDLEDVSVDIALMQQSHNIKMVGLNAKWSDLGNFNALFEEVANEPKENVSLNQTPIFAKESENNLVFSHKVSALLGVENLAIIDTKDALLITHKDKAKDLKALVSEVETNNQELLQTHTKVYRPWGSYEVLHESGCYKVKILEVKPNARLSLQKHFHRSEHWVVISGMASVELDHKMFELQANESTYIPKNTLHRLANYGKIPLIIIEVQVGEYVGEDDIVRVDDDFNRQNQNA
- a CDS encoding DNA type IV secretion system protein ComB10, with the protein product MNKWLKGALVFVGGFATITTISLVYHQKPKAPLNNQQNLLNDDEVKYPLQDYTFTQNTQPTPTESSKDATIKALQEQLKAALKALNSKEMNSSKEETFKNPPIDPNTTPPKKDFSLKQLDLLASRITPFKQSPKNYEENLIFPMDNPKGIDGFTNLKEKDIATNENKLLRTITADKMIPAFLITPISSQIAGKVIAQVESDIFASMGKAVLIPKGSKVIGYYSNNNKMGEYRLDIVWSRIITPHGINIMLTNAKGADIKGYNGLVGELIERNFQRYGVPLLLSTLTNGLLIGITSALNNRGNKEEVTNFFGDYLLLQLMRQSGMGINQVVNQILRDKSKIAPIVVVREGSRVFISPNTDIFFPIPRENEVIAEFLK
- a CDS encoding TrbG/VirB9 family P-type conjugative transfer protein, whose translation is MRKVLYALMGFLLAFSALKADDFLEEANETAPANLNHPMQDLNATQGSFFDKNRSKMSNTLNIDYFQGQTYKIRLRYAMATLLFFSKPISDFVLGDNVGFDAKILESNDRILLIKPLQIGVDSNISVIDNEGKIFSFYVFSTTFTSSKHPNLQVFIDDKNYYSNAFMKPQNKENKENTFENAPTNNKPLKEEKEETKEKEEETITIGDNTNAMKIVKKDIQKGYRALKSSQRKWYCLGICSKKSKLSLMPEEIFNDKQFTYFKFDKKLALSKFPVIYKVVDGYDNPVNTRIVGDYIIAEDVSAKWTLRLGKDYLCIRFVKKGKDE
- a CDS encoding type IV secretion system protein — encoded protein: MREKPFNSEQLVFLEELLSHQEKHLENKLSGFSVNDLDMQSVFRLERNRLKIAYKLLGLMSFIALILAIVLISILPLQKTEHHFVDFLNQDKHYAIIQRADKSISGNEALARSLIGAYVLNRESINRIDDKSRYELVRLQSSSKVWQRFEDLIKTQNSIYAQSHLEREVHIVNIAIYQQDNNPIASVSIVAKLMNENKLVYEKRYKIVLSYLFDTPDFDYASMPKNPTGFKITRYSITEIVPTNRGD
- a CDS encoding P-type conjugative transfer protein TrbL, whose product is MKNDAYKIILSWFITPLTAILGRFAEFFLYTLHAQLVFNSVVALAFMLFAYRSLKEQNFFSASVLLEALLFVGFFALFNYALKNPMHFYEFFQNTIFIAPNMIAQSLSQSLGNFSNHALSLDFIFNHGFYAISFISDLSHNEMSVWLFLSILQGLFLSVLFAIIILVYLEVHVWCSLGVLFLAFGFFKTWRSVVMACLKKCFALGFYKPFLLLVGFLNVSVTKALIDAHMQEKQDLSLLLVVALFLCCVFIIGVPFFINALFRVQNSLKETYKLATNLSANLSQNALNSLQYITTSPAPSSVSTSTSGSVSKEKETHSPTFKVETTQLDVKIPNFKQKKVKKDTINTKNEI
- a CDS encoding PDZ domain-containing protein, giving the protein MLYKALIVFIALLGFLNGLGAYDFKYCQAFFKKASLQKGGVALKELPKGVYLYYSKTYPKHAKVIKSDPFVGLYLLQSAPSEYVYTLRDLDKDALIRPMASIGDKEATEVRLLVGQKGYDRYAQISQKTQKNGVISNICYQMLGLGVGGNGFIETKFIKRFLNQQEPYYGDIGVRLEEHHKRLVVAQFDPFFPKNPFLKNDEILAINDYKIHSLAEFEWVVSNLSYQSLAKVKIKRNHQIKEVTLKVNKRYGGFLLKDTFLERYGIALDERFIITKIGNHLPKGLDFLKLGDRILWVNHKSVSFNPKALREALSVPKIELLVWRKGFEFYIKVR
- a CDS encoding YbaB/EbfC family nucleoid-associated protein, whose product is MDFSQLGGLSGLLDGMKKEFSQLEEKNKDTIHTSKSGGGMVSVSFNGLGELVDLQIDDSLLEDKEAMQIYLMSALNDGYKAVEENRKNLAFNMLGNFAKL
- the panD gene encoding aspartate 1-decarboxylase — translated: MTFEMLYSKIHRATITDANLNYVGSITIDEDLAKFAKLREGMKVEIVDVNNGERFSTYVILGKKRGEICVNGAAARKVAIGDVVIILAYASMNEDEINAHKPNIVLVDEKNEILKKG